One Elaeis guineensis isolate ETL-2024a chromosome 10, EG11, whole genome shotgun sequence genomic window carries:
- the LOC105052854 gene encoding uncharacterized protein isoform X2: protein MAAVYAEFRRDWTEALRFYEDGYRALREMIGTSTRLPPIQRLVEIKAVAEQLHFKISTLLLHGGKVVEAITWFNKHIAAYERLVGEPEIAFLHWEWFGRQFLVFAELLETSSAAIPSTLSPRFGTSENPLTDWEFQPAYYYQLAANYLREKRYCLECSTSMPEYSELSSTVGGVPESVMLSAYVGQYARLFEQGDTITELPLSDSEYVSYARMEAQRFQDTYEIIALFRKAYESFSGLKAPRIASYCSNRMAREYFIAKDFSNAKQLFDGVACLYRQEGWVTLLWESLGYLRECSRGLGSAQDFVEYSLEMAALPIFSDVGLENSENKRDYGPAGPATLSMRQTVQEEVFSLLKGEHVPETTDGSCILHVAEDEPIRVDIDLVSPLRVAFLASVAFHDQSVKPGSPTMITVSLLSQLPCPIEVDQLEIQFNQSTCNFIVVNAQKYPSTEKFPEDDQRSLVETAPSLTLSSNKWLRLTSEVKSGQSGKLECLSVSAKIGHSFMISCRAESPASMEDLPLWKFEEWVESFPTKDPGLAFHGQKVIQVEEPEPQVDLILSTSGPALVGENFIVLVTVESKGHEVHSGELKINLVDARGGGMLMSPRDAESFSSDRKHVELLNISGIPDEVESQTDSDNVRKIQHSFGVVSVPALGVGESWSSKLEIKWHRPKSVMLYVSLGYYTNSTVAASQRVNVHRSLQIEGKIPIIISHRFMMPFRQEPLLLSKVKALPGDEHRVSLAMNETSILIVSARNCTEVPLQLLSMSIEMDDDDDSQNFCSVQHIGGISDDPVLLVPGEEFKGVFSVTPHVDTLNLDVGTVCINWTRDSKPGIGSEQQDSIVVTKQRLPDVKSEKPPIVVNLECPAHAILGVPFSFCVTVRNLTSLLQEIKYSLGDSQSFVFCGPHNDAAFILPKAEHLISYELVPLSSGPQQLPRITITSVRYSAVLNPTAAAATVFVYPSEPKFNMEESKQETVSSQ, encoded by the exons ATG GCTGCTGTTTATGCGGAATTCAGAAGAGACTGGACAGAAGCATTGAGATTCTATGAGGATGGCTATCGTGCTTTACGTGAG ATGATTGGAACCTCAACCAGGTTGCCACCCATCCAACGCCTAGTCGAGATAAAAGCTGTGGCCGAGCAGTTGCACTTCAAAATATCAACCTTGTTACTCCATGGCGGAAAAGTTGTAGAAGCAATTACATGGTTTAATAAACACATTGCAGCATATGAACGGCTAGTGGGGGAACCCGAAATTGCTTTTCTTCACTGGGAATGGTTCGGTAGGCAGTTCCTGGTTTTCGCAGAGTTGCTAGAGACAAGCTCAGCAGCTATTCCAAGCACCCTTTCTCCTCGTTTTGGCACATCAGAAAATCCCTTGACTGATTGGGAATTCCAACCGGCATACTACTATCAG TTAGCGGCAAATtacttgagggagaagagatattGTTTGGAGTGCTCTACATCCATGCCAGAGTACTCTGAATTATCAAGTACAGTTGGTGGTGTCCCAGAATCTGTGATGCTCTCAGCATATGTTGGTCAATATGCCCGCTTGTTTGAGCAAGGAGATACAATCACAGAACTTCC TCTTTCTGATTCAGAGTATGTGAGCTATGCTCGTATGGAAGCACAGAGATTTCAAGATACGTATGAGATTATTGCCCTGTTCAGAAAAGCGTATGAATCATTTAGTGGCCTTAAAGCTCCAAGGATAGCTTCTTACTGTAGCAACAGAATGGCTAGGGAGTATTTCATAGCAAAGGACTTCAGTAATGCAAAGCAGCTTTTTGATGGTGTTGCCTGTCTTTATCGGCAGGAGGGTTGGGTCACTTTGCTTTGGGAAAGCTTGGGTTATTTACGGGAGTGTTCACGAGGACTTGGTTCAGCACAAGATTTTGTTGAATACTCTCTTGAAATGGCTGCCTTGCCAATATTTTCTGATGTTGGACTGGAAAATTCAGAGAATAAAAGGGATTATGGCCCTGCTGGTCCTGCTACCCTTTCAATGAGACAGACAGTACAAGAGGAAGTTTTCAGTCTTCTTAAAGGAGAACATGTGCCAGAAACAACTGATGGCAGCTGCATTCTCCACGTAGCAGAAGATGAACCCATTCGTGTTGATATTGATCTTGTAAGCCCCCTCAGAGTGGCATTTCTTGCGTCCGTTGCTTTTCATGATCAGTCTGTCAAGCCAGGTTCACCCACAATGATCACTGTCTCGCTCCTATCACAACTGCCCTGTCCTATTGAGGTTGATCAGTTGGAAATTCAATTTAACCAGTCCACCTGTAATTTCATAGTTGTCAATGCCCAGAAATATCCTTCAACAGAAAAGTTCCCAGAGGATGATCAGAGAAGCTTGGTGGAGACTGCTCCATCACTTACATTGTCATCTAACAAGTGGCTTCGATTGACATCTGAAGTTAAATCAG GACAGAGTGGAAAGCTTGAATGCTTGTCAGTGTCAGCTAAAATAGGCCATTCTTTCATGATTTCTTGCCGAGCTGAAAGCCCTGCTTCAATGGAAGACTTGCCACTTTGGAAATTCGAGGAGTGGGTGGAGAGCTTTCCAACCAAGGACCCTGGACTGGCATTCCATGGCCAAAAAGTTATCCAGGTTGAAGAGCCTGAACCTCAGGTTGATCTCATTCTGAGTACCAGTGGCCCTGCATTAGTTGGAGAAAACTTCATTGTTCTTGTCACAGTAGAATCCAAGGGTCATGAAGTTCATTCTGGTGAGTTGAAGATCAATCTTGTGGATGCAAGAGGTGGCGGCATGTTGATGAGTCCAAGAGATGCAGAATCATTTTCTTCAGATAGAAAGCATGTTGAACTTCTCAACATTTCTGGGATACCTGATGAAGTTGAATCTCAAACAGATTCTGACAATGTCCGGAAAATTCAGCATTCCTTTGGAGTGGTCTCTGTTCCAGCTTTGGGTGTCGGAGAGTCATGGTCCAGCAAACTAGAGATTAAATGGCACAGGCCAAAATCAGTCATGCTGTACGTTTCACTTGGCTACTACACAAATTCCACGGTAGCAGCTTCCCAGAGAGTTAATGTGCACAGGAGCTTGCAGATTGAAGGCAAGATCCCAATCATCATTAGCCACCGTTTCATGATGCCATTTCGCCAAGAACCCTTGCTGCTATCCAAAGTCAAAGCGTTGCCTGGTGATGAGCATAGGGTGTCACTTGCTATGAATGAAACAAGCATCCTCATTGTGAGTGCTAGAAACTGCACTGAGGTGCCATTGCAGTTACTATCCATGTCCATTGAaatggatgatgatgatgacagccaaaatttttgctctgtGCAACACATTGGTGGAATTTCGGATGACCCTGTCCTTCTAGTTCCAGGTGAAGAATTCAAAGGGGTCTTTTCAGTCACACCACATGTTGATACCCTAAATCTTGATGTGGGGACAGTCTGTATAAATTGGACAAGAGATTCAAAACCTGGCATTGGCAGTGAGCAGCAAGATTCTATTGTTGTCACAAAACAGAGGCTGCCTGATGTGAAATCAGAGAAGCCACCAATAGTTGTGAATCTAGAGTGCCCTGCTCATGCTATCCTAGGAGTCCCTTTCTCATTCTGTGTAACGGTTAGAAATCTGACAAGCTTACTTCAGGAAATCAAGTACTCGCTTGGGGACTCTCAGAGCTTTGTGTTTTGTGGACCTCATAATGATGCTGCCTTCATTCTGCCCAAAGCTGAGCACCTAATCAGCTACGAGCTTGTTCCATTGAGTTCAGGTCCACAACAGCTGCCACGTATCACCATAACTTCTGTGAGGTATTCGGCTGTGCTGAACCCAACAGCTGCAGCGGCAACTGTCTTTGTGTATCCTTCTGAACCTAAGTTTAATATGGAAGAGAGCAAGCAAGAAACTGTTTCATCTCAGTGA
- the LOC105052853 gene encoding LOW QUALITY PROTEIN: pentatricopeptide repeat-containing protein At4g14850 (The sequence of the model RefSeq protein was modified relative to this genomic sequence to represent the inferred CDS: inserted 1 base in 1 codon) — MKPRRLALPPSLSKTLSTRISRSLQTAAKALLEEQNAATSAVIPSLLPTANLSPPPSPPFSSLSAAADSXPISGTQLTTSGFSSAPPFRRHLLWFSFGSRSPDLARQVFDVIPHPALVSWSALISNYVRSGLTREALLAFKKMQTLGIRSNEFTLPTLLKACSASSDFIAGTQIHAVAIVTGFESDVFVANTLIVMYAGFGLLLDSRKLFDGIAGRNVVSWNALLAGHVKNDQCEEAVGLFSGMVMSGIRPNEFGFSCVLNACTGSQDLHHGREVHGYLTRLGYDSDPFTANALVDMYAKLGNIKAAAAVFKGIARPDIVSWNAFIAGCVLHGHDNWALRLLLDMRCSGMLPNVFTLSSILKACAGTGMLFLGQQIHGNLIKAGSDSDMFVGVGIVDMYAKCDHLGDARKAFDLIPKQDTILWNALISGCSHSGSDQEALFLFLKMRLEGSSFNRTTLSAVLKSIASLQATNASKDVHALALKAGFLSDPHVVNGLIDAYGKCNCIEEAAGVFRECSFGDVVAFTSIITGYSLSGQGEEAMKLFYEMVNQGLKPDSFALSSLLNACASLSAYEQGKQIHVHVLKMGYMSDGFSGNALVNMYAKCGSIEDASLAFSKISERGVVSWSAMIGGLAQHGHGKEALNLFHKMLDEGVSPNHITLTSVLSACNHAGLVDEAKRYFELMVELFGIEQTHEHYACMVDLLGRAGRLNEAMELVDSMPFEANASVWGALLGASRVHRNIELGRKAAEMLFSLEPEKSGTHVLLANIYASSGMWDDVAKVRRLMKDSRVKKEPGMSWMELKDRVYTFIVGDRSHERTTEIYAKLEELGELMNRAGYVPMVETDLHDVEQSEKEVLLSHHSEKLAVAFGLISTPAGAPIRVKKNLRVCKDCHTAFKFISQIVSREIIIRDINRFHHFRDGSCSCGDYW; from the exons ATGAAACCGCGGCGCCTCGCTCTCCCTCCATCCCTTTCCAAGACGCTCTCCACCCGCATCTCTCGCTCTCTCCAAACCGCCGCCAAAGCTCTTCTGGAAGAGCAAAACGCTGCCACCTCCGCCGTCATCCCCTCGCTCCTCCCCACTGCCAACCTCTCCCCGCCGCCTTCGCCCCCGTTTTCCTCCCTCTCCGCCGCTGCCGATT CTCCTATCTCCGGCACCCAACTCACCACGTCCGGCTTCTCCTCCGCCCCTCCCTTCCGCCGCCATCTCCTTTGGTTTAGCTTCGGTTCCCGCTCCCCTGACCTCGCCCGCCAAGTCTTTGACGTAATACCCCACCCGGCCCTTGTCTCATGGTCCGCCCTCATCTCCAACTACGTCCGCAGCGGCCTCACCCGCGAGGCCCTCCTGGCTTTCAAAAAGATGCAAACTTTAGGCATCCGGAGCAACGAGTTCACCCTCCCTACCCTTCTCAAGGCCTGCTCGGCCTCGTCGGATTTCATTGCTGGCACCCAAATCCATGCTGTCGCGATCGTCACTGGGTTCGAATCCGACGTCTTTGTCGCCAACACCCTCATTGTCATGTACGCCGGCTTCGGCCTCCTCTTGGACTCCCGGAAGCTGTTCGACGGCATTGCTGGTCGGAATGTGGTTTCATGGAATGCACTGCTTGCGGGGCATGTTAAGAATGATCAATGCGAGGAGGCAGTTGGGCTGTTTAGTGGGATGGTGATGAGTGGAATCAGGCCGAACGAGTTCGGGTTCTCATGTGTTTTGAATGCTTGCACGGGTTCGCAGGATTTGCATCATGGGAGAGAAGTTCATGGTTACCTCACTAGGCTTGGGTATGACTCAGACCCTTTTACTGCCAACGCACTGGTGGATATGTATGCAAAGTTGGGGAATATCAAAGCTGCAGCTGCAGTTTTCAAAGGGATAGCTCGGCCTGATATTGTTTCATGGAATGCTTTCATTGCTGGATGTGTTCTTCATGGGCATGATAACTGGGCTTTAAGGTTGTTGTTGGATATGAGGTGCTCTGGAATGCTTCCAAATGTGTTCACTTTGTCGAGTATTCTGAAGGCTTGTGCTGGGACAGGGATGTTATTTCTGGGACAGCAGATACATGGCAATCTGATCAAGGCTGGCTCTGATTCAGACATGTTTGTGGGTGTCGGGATTGTTGATATGTATGCCAAATGTGATCATTTAGGAGATGCGAGGAAAGCCTTTGATTTGATCCCTAAGCAGGATACGATTTTGTGGAATGCTTTGATCTCAGGATGTTCACACAGCGGGAGTGATCAGGAGGCTTTGTTTCTCTTCTTAAAGATGAGGCTGGAAGGTTCCAGCTTTAATCGGACCACATTGTCGGCAGTTCTTAAATCTATTGCAAGCTTACAGGCTACCAATGCGAGTAAAGATGTTCATGCCCTGGCTCTGAAGGCAGGATTTTTGTCGGATCCTCATGTTGTAAATGGTCTTATTGACGCATATGGGAAGTGTAATTGCATAGAGGAGGCAGCAGGAGTTTTCAGGGAATGCTCATTTGGGGATGTGGTGGCCTTCACATCTATTATCACAGGTTACTCTCTGAGTGGGCAAGGGGAGGAAGCTATGAAACTTTTCTATGAGATGGTAAATCAGGGGCTTAAGCCAGATTCATTTGCCTTAAGTAGCCTCCTCAATGCTTGTGCTAGTTTATCTGCATATGAGCAAGGGAAACAAATACATGTTCATGTGCTGAAGATGGGGTATATGTCTGATGGGTTTTCTGGGAATGCACTCGTCAACATGTATGCCAAGTGTGGGAGCATAGAGGATGCATCCTTAGCTTTTTCCAAGATATCTGAGAGGGGGGTTGTCTCATGGTCTGCGATGATTGGAGGGCTTGCACAACATGGGCATGGGAAGGAGGCATTAAATTTATTCCATAAGATGCTTGATGAGGGTGTTTCTCCAAACCATATAACCTTAACTAGTGTTCTTTCTGCATGTAATCACGCTGGTCTTGTTGATGAGGCAAAACGATATTTTGAGTTGATGGTAGAGCTGTTTGGCATTGAACAGACGCACGAGCATTATGCCTGCATGGTTGACCTTCTCGGCCGTGCTGGGAGACTAAACGAGGCAATGGAGCTTGTAGATAGCATGCCTTTTGAAGCCAATGCTTCGGTGTGGGGAGCACTCCTGGGGGCATCCAGAGTGCATAGGAATATAGAATTGGGTAGGAAAGCGGCTGAGATGCTCTTTTCGCTGGAGCCAGAGAAGTCTGGAACCCATGTTCTTCTTGCTAATATATATGCTTCATCTGGTATGTGGGACGATGTTGCCAAGGTGAGAAGGTTGATGAAAGATAGCAGGGTGAAGAAGGAGCCTGGCATGAGTTGGATGGAGTTGAAGGACAGAGTATACACTTTCATTGTGGGAGACAGAAGCCATGAGAGGACTACAGAAATATATGCTAAGCTAGAAGAATTGGGTGAGTTGATGAACAGAGCTGGGTATGTTCCTATGGTGGAGACTGACCTCCATGACGTGGAGCAAAGTGAAAAAGAGGTGCTTCTTTCTCACCATAGTGAGAAGCTTGCTGTTGCATTTGGGTTGATTAGTACTCCAGCTGGAGCCCCCATCAGAGTGAAAAAAAATCTTCGTGTGTGTAAGGATTGCCACACAGCATTCAAGTTCATCAGCCAAATTGTTTCAAGGGAGATTATCATAAGGGATATCAATCGTTTCCATCATTTCAGGGATGGGTCATGTTCTTGCGGTGATTATTGGTAA